The Oncorhynchus mykiss isolate Arlee chromosome 14, USDA_OmykA_1.1, whole genome shotgun sequence genome segment aaatggaagaagtttggaatcgacaagactcttcctagagatcagggaggtgacaatgatcccgatggttactctgacaagAGCTTTAGAGTTCCActgtggagttgggagaaccttctctgcagcactccacccatcaggtttttatggtagagtggccagacggaagccactcctcagtaaaaggcacatggcagcccgcttggagtttgccaaaaggcacctaaaggactcagaccatgagaaacaagattctctggtctgatgaaaccaagattaaactctttggcctgaatgccaagtgttacgtctggagaaaacctggcaccatccctacggtgaagcgtggtggtggcaacATGCTATGgaggtttttcagtggcagggactgggagactagtcaggatcgaaggaaagatgaacgcagccaagtatagagagatccctgatgaaaacctgctccggagtgctcaggacctcagactaggtggaaggttcaccttacaacaggccaacgaccctaagcacacagccaagacaacgcaggagtggcttcgggacgagtctctgaatgtccttgagtggcccagccagagtccggacttgaacccgatcgaacatctctggagacctgaatatagctgttcaatgacactccccatccaacctgacagagcttgagaggatatgcagagaagaatgggagaaactccccaaatacaggtgtgccaagcttgtagcgtcatacccaagaagacttgaggctggaatcgctgccaaaagtgctgagtaaagggtctgaatatgtgATATCATCTAAAAAAACTATTTACCTTGTCATattggggtgttgtgtgtaggttGCACTGTGCATTCATTTCCAATTGAACAATGTGTTTGCCTTGCAGCGCGTTCTATGCGGTGCATTCATTGGATTTATTGTGTATGCGTCAAACTGTGTctgtagacggcttgacagaaataaGTAGcaaaaggtgaatgttgaacttgtGTTACACACATCCAGATGAACGCATAAACCTCATTCACATTACCCATAAGCACTCTGTTACGTTGCGACGGATTACATGCATTTCAATGGAGAATAAAGTTAAAGAAACAAGTTGAGGTAGAAGTAactaaacaaaacatgttttattatcacCTGAAACTATATATTTATCCTGTTTTGAATGAAAAAGTCATTTTGCAATCTCCCTAAATGACTGCAATCTCTGACAGGAGACAGGCTCTCCTCCATCTTGTGTTACAAACACAGCACTTGTCAGTTCAGTAGTGGGGCGAGACTCCAGTGAAGACGGCAAAAGGAAATGTCTCCTAGTATTCATATCACGCAATAGGATTTCATGTGGAATTTTATAAAAAGGTCTTATCATTTTTTATGGAAAGCTGATTTTAAAAAATGGCAGTTTAAACATTGACAAAATTGTCTATTTGTCACGTCCCTACATTTTTCCACAACTACCTACACAGAAATTCTCTGTTCGgacacacaaaacattttcttgAGGCAAGCCGAAGTCGTTAGCCCAAGTCTCCGCCCACTCGTCGGTGATTGGttaacagtagggattcttcaatgaagtgcCTGTTGTCGTTCAACGAGAGATGAGTTGTTCTCGTGTACAtattttcacttgagaaatactgcaccaaacatccaAGTCAGATGCAAAAACGTCAATTcattttcaagcgaaggtcttttaagAGAGTGTGAGCACTCGTTCGGATAGCTGTTACTGAAGCATGCTTACTCACTTGTGCCAAAATAATGAAGTAAAAACCTCAATGTAACCTATAGAAattatacatttatacattttatttttctatattgttttattttttttttcaatctaaCTGCAACCCAcccgcccttcatccacacaatatttcatgacccaAAACCCACCCGCGCATCACAaatgcacagacacacagccaatGCTGCAGTCCCACGTATATAGAGACATTGAACACGGGACTGTTTCTTTTATACTGTATTCTTTTCTTACCTCATTCTGAtatctactactgtacattgCTATTAGTTATTGTTATACACTGGATTCTTAACATAGCTCACtaatatctactgctgtacatatcattctaggTATGTCTTGTTGGTGTATATACGCATAGATTGTTTCAGTAATCCAATTGTAATGTTATTTGGGTTGTTAACTGTATTCGTTCTGACATTCGTGATTTATTGTCTAGTTTTTGATTgtttgtgtacttgtttgacattttgcctcactgttaggagctagtaacacacgCATTTCGCTGTAAcggctataacatctgctaaactgtcaTTTGATTTACCTTGGGGACAGGCGACCCGAGTTTCCAGACTCACCCCCTTCATTCATAGTATCTAAATAACATCTTTGCATTTCAGGTACAGATGAGCACGGACTCAAAATCCAACAGGCTGCCAATGCTGCCGGACAGGATCCTCTACGTTTCTGCACTAAAGTATCTGAGAGATTCAAATACCTCTTCAAGAGCTGTCACATCTCATACACTGACTACATCCGTACCACTGAGGAGAGACACCGCTGTGCAGTGGAGCACTTCTGGACCGTGCTTCAGAGTAAAGGCTTCATCTATAAGGGGAATTATGAAGGCTGGTACTCCACGCAGGACGAGAGCTTCCTCACGCCATCGCAGGTGGGAGATGCCAAGGATTCATCAGGGAAGGAGATCAAGATCTCTCTGGAGAGTGGCCACAAGGTAGGCTAAAGGATGACTTCATAAATAGTTGTTGCTAGCATCATAACAAGGTTTACTGCTACATCTCATTGATTCATGTCATTTACTGAGTGTTGTTCCTTGGTATGGCCATGTAACACTTCTTCTCTTTCTAGCATAAGAAATGTAATAACGATTAGGAAGGTGAGATAAAATGTAGAAGGTGTCTGTATTCAAAACGTGATGTTTCTGAAGTAACACCTACACAATCTGAAAGAGAACAGGAAAAATCATATCCATCGTGTCAGATAAATTCAGGTCCAGTGACTCAAGCAGGTTTgaattataaaaaaaacaactttatttACTACTCTAGTGCTCTTTTATACATAGTTTTTCTCATCAAATAAAATCTGGTTTGTCTTTTGCAGGTGGAGTGGATGAAGGAGGAGAACTACATGTTCCGTCTGTCTGAGTTCCGGTCCCGGTTGCAGGAGTGGCTGGAGGGGAACCCCAGAGCAGTGCAGCCAGAACGGTTCCACCGCGCCGTTCTCCAGTGGCTCCAGGAGGACCTCCCAGACCTCTCTGTCTCCCGCCAGAGAAGCCGCCTCCAGTGGGGCATTCCAGTTCCTGGTGACCTCGACCAGACAATCTACGTGTGGTTAGATGCCCTGGTCAACTACCTCACAGTGGCTGGTTACCCGGACTCACACTCTCAATGGTGGAGGGCTGCCCATCATGTCGTGGGAAAGGACATTCTCAAATTCCATGCCATCTATTGGCCAGCATTCCTACTGGCTGCTGACTTGCCCCTCCCACAGACCATACATGTGCACTCTCATTGGACAGTGGGAGGGAAGAAAATGTCTAAAAGCTTGGGGAATGTGGTGGACCCCCTGGAGAGGTCTCAAAGGTTCACCATAGACGGTATGAGGTACTTCCTCCTGCGCCAGGGGGTCCCAGACACAGACTGCGACTATGACGATGATAAAGTGGTCAAACTGCTCAATGCCGAGCTGACAGACTCGCTAGGTGGCCTTCTAAACCGCTGCACTGCCCCCTCTCTCAACCCAGCTCAGGTCTACCCCCACTTCTGCTCTGACTCCTTCCCCAGTCAAGGGACTGTAGCACATAAGGGGAGGGCTGTGGATGAAGATTATCACATGCTGGATGCTGTACGTGCACTACCAGCTGTGGTGGAGCAGCACTACGATAGTGTGCAGGTGTACAAAGCTCTGGAGGCCATTAACCGGTGCGTGAGGCAGACCAACGGCTTTGTCCAGCGGCACACACCATGGAAGTTGGGCAGTGGGGATGGGATGGACCAGCTGTGGCTGGACACCATCCTCCACGTGTCCCTAGAGTGTCTGAGGATGTATGGGACACTCCTACAGCCCATAGTGCCACAGATAGCAGACAAACTTCTGTCCAGGCTGGGGGTGAAGCCAGAGGAGAAGAGCTGGGCTGCTCTGGACTTCCTGGTTAAATATCAGGGAAAGGACTGCCCCTTTGAGGGCAGAGCACTGGGTCCTGACACTGGAGTCCTGTTTAATCGTCTGGAGAGGCCAAATGCAGAGAAGGGAAAGCCCAAGAAGGCTAAGAAAGCCACTAAAGTGAAATCATAAACATGgaaattctatgttttctgtCCATGTAAAATGAGTTGAAATAAATTAGATTAAATATGTCATTAGTGTAATGCATTATTTTTCCTGTCTGTTTGAGCTGTCCTAACTGCTGCTTTTATTTACAATTGATCATTATTATATTCAAATAGTGTTAAACATTTTTGGGTTGTTGAGAGAAATTaaatggttctacctagaaccaccAATCAACAAAAAGTGGTAGGTGTAGTCAACACTGTGACAACACTGTTCAATAAACCTTTTAGTAGTTTTATCAAATCAAGTTGCCATTTGTAGGTACAGAACAACAAGTTGGAAGTGTTCCATATTATTATTTTCTCTCCCACCTCCCATATAAAGACCATACAAGTTCAGTACAGTATCTCCTCTAACACATTTCATTTCACTGTTATCTTCTCTTTAGAATGACCATCAGCTGAGAGGTTAAAGTCCAATCTGAGTGACAGGAGAGATGACCAATGGGCCAGAGTTTTCACCACCATGATAACCTGGGTAGAGAAATGGCTAGAGTTTCTCAGTGAAGGTGCAGCCAGAGAAAGAAAAGATATGAGACTTGGCCTCGACATCACAGGACACCTGTCCCTCCTCATAATCCACAAACACACCAACCTTCTGGGGCTTCTCTTTTTAGGGAGAGAGTGGGGCTAGTACATGCCTGACACTCATTCCAATACATCAGTCCCACAGTCCAGTATACATTCTCAGGGCACTGTGCTATCCTAATTTTTCTATTGATGGACTCTCTCGCTACTGCTAAAAACCACCTACTCTTCCCCCACCTGTACCTTATAGTAGAATCTCCCTGGGGAAAAGCTCTCCTTTCCCAGGACACAACAATTGGTATAAAAACCTCTCTGGGTTGTTAGGGAGTTTATGTATCGTCTTTGTTTCCTGTCCTCAGACAAAAGGAGATGTGTATCAGGGTCCAGAGTCACAGCTGCATCCTCTTCAGGaaacctctccatctctttattgaATTTCTCAAGTTCAGAAAATGCTTTCCTTGCCATCTCCTCCAGCTGAGACAAAGCTCTCCTCAGGTTCCACTCACACAGTTCACCGTGAacactgatctcagaccagtccTTGATGAGTGTCAGAGGGCACAGTGATGGGGAGCGGTGAAGGTGGTCCTCACTATGCGAGAGCTGCTTCAGCTCAGTACttctcctctgtagctcagtgatTTCCTGCTCCAGCTCTTTGATGAGCCCTTCAGCCTGCCTCTCTGCTGCTTTCTGATTCTCCTCGATCACCTCAATGTAGTCAGCCTGGCTTCTCGCAATGAAGTGTGCCAGAGCAGTGAAgacctctcatatctctctctgagtctctctgaaTGAGCTCTACTGGGTGTTTGATATCTTGAACCTTCTGCAATCGCTCCTTGATCATCTGCTGCACTGCCTCTGTCTTCCCCAGCTGAGCCTTCCTCTCTCCAAACTCTTCCTCTAGAGGGACGGTGTGGTGAGTTTTGTGGTCTGTCTCAGTGTAGAGCTGACACACACGTCTGGTCAGTCCTACAGAAGAGCTCCAGTAGTCTGATGTGCCTCTTATTTTGtgttagtaaatattttcttaaagtaaaaaaattaaaagtaactctttcttgaactgcattgttggttaagggcttgtgagtacgcatttcatggtaaggttgtatttggtacctgttgtattcggcacatgttaaaaatgtcatttgatttgattcaaaataaaaaatataggacaaTACACCCATCACAACAAGAgataccacaacactacataaagggagacccaagacaacaacacagcatggtagcaacacctgTAGTGGCAAATTGGTTCAAATATGACACAACCAAGAACTTTGTGAAAATCAATATAGACTTTTAATACAACAGTATCATAAGCCGGagcggtccgcggaacacacacactttttcagagccCTCGCTCTGAGTTATACACCTACCATATAAGTCCCTCCCATATGCAAATTAAGTTACATCCCAATCCGTGCTTCCTGCTTGTTCAGCCCAATAACGCCCCCATCTGCTTTCCATTAGATCCTAATGGTGACAAGACCCTTGCTTTGACCCTTCACTCAGCTTAATGCGTTCTCCTGTTTGTGTGTTATCTAGGGTCAgcagactatgtgtctcttctgTTTTTAGCATGCTCAGCTATACTAAAAATACTATACATTCCCCTTTCCTGTGGCCTGTGTTCATACCCTGTAATTAACTCCATGTGTCCCTTTTGGTGTCTTTCATCTCCTTTAGCTTTAGGGTGCCTAGCTGTTCTGGTCGCCTTCTCTTCATATGGTTGTCCTGTGATGTGATTGATGTCTGTAATCCATCAATTGGTCCTTTGGCTGAACCCCCCGTCCTTAGATAACCTCTGATCTTTGTATGTCCAGCTGCCCTAGGTGTTGCCCTCTCCCATGGCCCCactctggcttcctgtcctatacaatagacaatgtaccttaccagaatggcaaatgcatcCCTCTTTTATATAGGACAGTACATTTATCCATATATGTACCTAATTTCTCCCACACACCACATGACatcaacatggcagcagcacaaaacatggtaagAGTTACACACAAGGATACTTTATTGACACACATGAATGAAAAGGTAGTGGAATGGTAGTGGCTATGTAATGGACAGAAAACAGTGGTAATGAATACACTGTATATTCCAAAGCACAATGATAATAAAGGACTGTATAACGGACCATTAacatcgacgaggctgtagtggagcgggtcgaaagtttcaactatcatggttcaaacacaccaagacagtcgtgaagagggcacaacaaacaCCCTCCCCCGGGCCCTTATCGCCAAGCCTGTTTCTCCTTTCTGGGGaagttcccattgcttggaaggcagccacggttcgtcctttatttaaagggggagatcaagctgatcctaactgttataggcctatttctattttgccctgtttatcaaaagtgttaaaACTTTTAAATAATCAAATGACTGGcattcttgatgtctatagtattctcttgggtatgcaatctggtttctgttcaggttatggatgtgtcattgggtttacttgatagctacctacacaaatagctagctagaacaaagtgttaataagataaattcattaaaaagattaaaagcaatacaaataagttCTCCagttgcccttgattctaagccaATATTGTGCTGCTAGTTTTactgacttggccaaagcttttgatacggtagaccattccattcctATGGGCCGGcgaaggagtattggtgtctctgaggggtctttgggctggtttgctaactacctctctctcaaagagtgcagtgtaaaaagtcagaaaatctgctatctcagccactgcctgtcaccaatggagtaccccaaggcttgatcctaggccccatgctcttctcaatttacaacaacacagctcaggcagtaggaagcccTCCCATGCAGATACAGTCTTACATTCAGCTGGCCCCTCACTGGatgttgtgttaaacgctctacaacaaagctttctttgtGACCAACAAGCTTTCTCCTACATTTTACCTTGttttgaacacctccaaaacaaaggtcatgtggtgtggtcagaagaatgcccctcttcccacaggtgttattactatcgctgagggtttagagcttgaggtagtcac includes the following:
- the mars2 gene encoding methionine--tRNA ligase, mitochondrial; protein product: MMKTYLSIIRNCKVAQRWSFSHATRCALSPSPSFWNCKRLMVRRLCTDIPTEDRNYYITTPIFYVNAAPHIGHLYSAVTADFLHRYKILQGFNSRFVTGTDEHGLKIQQAANAAGQDPLRFCTKVSERFKYLFKSCHISYTDYIRTTEERHRCAVEHFWTVLQSKGFIYKGNYEGWYSTQDESFLTPSQVGDAKDSSGKEIKISLESGHKVEWMKEENYMFRLSEFRSRLQEWLEGNPRAVQPERFHRAVLQWLQEDLPDLSVSRQRSRLQWGIPVPGDLDQTIYVWLDALVNYLTVAGYPDSHSQWWRAAHHVVGKDILKFHAIYWPAFLLAADLPLPQTIHVHSHWTVGGKKMSKSLGNVVDPLERSQRFTIDGMRYFLLRQGVPDTDCDYDDDKVVKLLNAELTDSLGGLLNRCTAPSLNPAQVYPHFCSDSFPSQGTVAHKGRAVDEDYHMLDAVRALPAVVEQHYDSVQVYKALEAINRCVRQTNGFVQRHTPWKLGSGDGMDQLWLDTILHVSLECLRMYGTLLQPIVPQIADKLLSRLGVKPEEKSWAALDFLVKYQGKDCPFEGRALGPDTGVLFNRLERPNAEKGKPKKAKKATKVKS